From Rhizobium sp. NZLR1, a single genomic window includes:
- the cobT gene encoding nicotinate-nucleotide--dimethylbenzimidazole phosphoribosyltransferase, protein MSVSGLPFDDFRTLLRDLPGPDARALVAARERDAQLTKPPGALGRLEEIAFWLAAWTGRTPAVNRPLVAIFAGNHGVTRQGITPFPPAVTQQMVENFAAGGAAINQICVAYDLGLKVFDLALDYPTGDITEEAALSERDCAATMAFGMEAIAGGTDLLCIGEMGIGNTTIAAAINYALYGGSARDWVGPGTGSAGEMLERKIAAVEKAVALHGDHLDDPLEIMRRLGGREIAAMAGAILAARMERIPVLIDGYVATAAAAILKAANPSALDHCLIGHVSGEPGHLRSIEMLGKTPLLALGMRLGEGTGAALAAGIVKAAAACHSGMATFAQAGVTNKH, encoded by the coding sequence ATGAGCGTTTCAGGCCTGCCGTTCGACGATTTCCGTACCCTGCTTCGTGACCTGCCGGGGCCGGATGCCCGTGCGCTGGTGGCGGCGCGCGAACGTGACGCGCAACTGACCAAGCCGCCGGGCGCGCTCGGACGGCTCGAGGAAATCGCCTTCTGGCTTGCCGCCTGGACGGGCCGAACCCCTGCCGTCAACCGGCCGCTGGTGGCGATCTTTGCCGGTAATCACGGCGTCACCAGGCAGGGAATCACGCCGTTTCCGCCGGCAGTGACGCAGCAGATGGTCGAGAACTTTGCGGCCGGGGGTGCTGCGATCAATCAGATCTGTGTCGCCTATGATCTCGGGTTGAAAGTCTTCGACCTGGCGCTGGATTATCCCACCGGCGACATCACCGAAGAGGCAGCGCTTTCCGAGCGCGATTGCGCCGCGACGATGGCCTTCGGCATGGAGGCGATCGCCGGCGGCACCGACCTGCTGTGCATCGGCGAAATGGGCATCGGCAATACGACGATCGCGGCGGCCATCAACTATGCGCTCTACGGTGGTTCGGCGCGAGACTGGGTTGGGCCCGGCACCGGTTCCGCAGGCGAGATGCTGGAGCGCAAGATCGCGGCGGTGGAAAAGGCAGTGGCGTTGCATGGCGATCACCTCGATGATCCGCTCGAGATCATGCGGCGGCTTGGCGGCCGCGAGATCGCGGCGATGGCCGGGGCCATTCTCGCCGCCCGCATGGAACGCATTCCTGTGCTGATCGACGGTTATGTTGCGACCGCGGCGGCGGCAATCCTGAAAGCTGCCAATCCGTCCGCGCTCGATCATTGCCTGATCGGCCATGTCTCCGGCGAACCCGGACATCTGCGCTCGATCGAGATGCTCGGCAAGACGCCGCTTCTGGCGCTCGGCATGCGGCTCGGCGAAGGCACCGGGGCAGCGCTTGCCGCAGGGATCGTCAAGGCCGCTGCCGCCTGCCATTCCGGCATGGCGACCTTCGCCCAGGCGGGTGTCACGAATAAGCATTAA
- a CDS encoding adenosylcobinamide-GDP ribazoletransferase, producing MKIKDLAVDTARAVAFLSRIPMPQSLFKGYDGRLGRLVRAFPFAGIVIGFVPALALLLALGLHADPLMAALIALSIQVLATGALHEDGLADTADGIGGGKSREHSLVIMKDSRIGTYGAIALILSFAIRAAALAAIARHASPLTSALAIPAVAALSRGAIAWHWQRLPPAKADGVAASTGQPDEAAMQFALASAGLVAALLIWPAFGLRPLVASLLATGIAGLAFTAFIRRKLAGHTGDTLGATQQICEIASLCALATAL from the coding sequence ATGAAGATCAAGGACCTTGCGGTCGATACCGCCCGCGCCGTCGCCTTCCTCAGCCGCATTCCCATGCCGCAATCGCTGTTCAAAGGCTATGACGGCAGGCTCGGCAGACTGGTGCGCGCTTTTCCCTTCGCCGGCATCGTCATCGGCTTCGTCCCCGCGCTTGCCCTCCTCTTGGCTTTGGGGCTGCATGCCGATCCGCTGATGGCGGCCCTGATCGCGCTTTCGATCCAGGTTCTCGCCACCGGCGCGCTGCACGAGGACGGGCTGGCCGATACGGCCGATGGCATTGGCGGCGGCAAGAGCCGCGAGCACAGCCTCGTCATCATGAAGGACAGCCGGATCGGCACCTATGGAGCGATAGCGCTGATCCTCTCCTTCGCGATCCGCGCCGCAGCACTTGCCGCCATCGCCCGCCACGCCTCGCCGCTCACATCGGCCCTTGCCATTCCCGCCGTCGCGGCGCTCAGCCGCGGGGCCATCGCCTGGCACTGGCAGCGGCTGCCGCCGGCAAAGGCCGATGGCGTCGCCGCCTCGACCGGCCAGCCGGACGAGGCGGCGATGCAGTTTGCGCTCGCTTCGGCCGGCCTCGTTGCAGCACTTCTGATCTGGCCTGCCTTCGGCTTGCGGCCGCTGGTCGCAAGCCTGCTTGCCACGGGCATCGCAGGGCTTGCCTTCACCGCATTCATCCGCCGCAAGCTTGCAGGCCACACCGGCGACACGCTGGGCGCGACGCAGCAAATTTGCGAGATCGCCAGCCTTTGCGCCCTTGCCACGGCTCTTTGA
- a CDS encoding DUF1289 domain-containing protein, whose protein sequence is MQTPCIHLCSLEPATGFCAGCGRTLQEIGSWVSYSDTERRGIMALLPARLAGAAAVSNHRKTGLSSRPERPL, encoded by the coding sequence ATGCAAACACCCTGCATTCACCTCTGCTCCCTGGAGCCCGCCACCGGATTTTGCGCCGGATGCGGCCGGACTCTTCAGGAAATCGGCAGCTGGGTGAGCTACTCCGACACCGAGCGAAGAGGGATCATGGCGCTGCTGCCGGCAAGGCTTGCAGGCGCCGCCGCGGTATCGAACCACAGGAAAACGGGCCTTTCCAGCCGGCCGGAGCGGCCTTTATGA